One window of the Mytilus galloprovincialis chromosome 14, xbMytGall1.hap1.1, whole genome shotgun sequence genome contains the following:
- the LOC143059739 gene encoding uncharacterized protein LOC143059739 isoform X1 yields MSGDIVQSSGDNNNNGTNKRKRDDLEDRIANLENTTKEEVVKNLKEKNSNTLGSLNSFNIHVPEWEMESGFNPEKVQVRQEPAWVTLGGETPSLTTHVPSAEEVLNGACGVHFDSGTFPLRDPDLFLSGQIHHHLSNWKDILVGTDDKDILKWLINGVDATDFFRYFKGNFKGRFYDSDIPPNQYFQNSKICKQHVDFISKELCEKIAMGSVKLLGAVGECEPPRIVMPLTVEPSKPRLCHDERFLNLWVKDLPFHLETLKDIPRLVQKDALMVTYDEKSGYDHVKLSQHSFTYFGIQFGGFYMTYTTLPFGWKASPFIYQSIGMCVTSYLRKLNVLNTLYIDDRFSVTRGGPLQSSEEKEFEGRRLVYVMLEVLTRLGYTLSLKKCSLVPEFCKKFLGFFVDSEKQAFILPEDKRKKFIELREFILSSKEVDLRTLQRFSGKCISMQLAVPGCKLFCREVNAAISVCTKCSRPVRVFGPLKEEIEYWKFLDKWEGFSKWRPEFHNKIDMVTDSSGYRYGALVNLGDNHLTMGDYWLADDTRPIHEKEAEAILKALQSLGKSLLDSRVDVLTDSMAVIGAWNSQGSKCPALNCIMKDIFQLVAGKNVDLHLSFVPSELNKADGPSRILNTADTMLSNASWVLVDSRFGPHTVDLMSLDSNVMQSVDSRPLRHFTPWLTPETSGVNVFSQDLKAESNMYVYPPYVLIFPLLCFLKEQSVSCTVVVPELYPVPMWWPMLTSCSSTSILLGARGQKGVVKAPSRKGFVVDEFGLRWPLWAFRVSFS; encoded by the coding sequence AATAGTAATACATTGGGAAGTTTAAATTCATTCAACATTCATGTTCCAGAATGGGAAATGGAAAGTGGTTTTAATCCCGAAAAGGTACAAGTACGCCAAGAACCAGCATGGGTAACACTTGGAGGTGAAACTCCTTCACTTACAACACACGTTCCTTCGGCTGAAGAAGTTCTGAATGGTGCATGTGGTGTTCATTTTGATAGTGGGACTTTTCCTTTGCGTGATCCTGATCTTTTTCTAAGCGGTCAGATTCATCACCATTTGTCTAACTGGAAAGATATTCTAGTAGGGACAGATGATAAAGATATACTAAAATGGCTTATAAATGGGGTTGATGCTACAGATTTTTTCAGATactttaaaggaaattttaagGGTCGTTTCTATGATTCGGATATCCCtccaaatcaatattttcaaaattcaaaaatttgtaagcaacatgttgattttatttcaaaagaattatGCGAGAAAATTGCTATGGGTTCAGTTAAGCTGTTGGGAGCAGTTGGTGAATGTGAACCCCCTAGAATAGTAATGCCACTTACAGTCGAACCCAGCAAGCCACGTTTATGCCATGATGAACGTTTTTTAAATTTGTGGGTGAAAGATTTACCATTTCATCTTGAAACTTTGAAAGATATTCCTAGATTAGTACAGAAAGATGCATTAATGGTAACATATGATGAAAAGTCAGGTTATGACCATGTTAAACTTAGTCAACATTCATTTACATATTTTGGTATTCAGTTTGGGGGATTTTACATGACTTACACAACATTGCCCTTTGGTTGGAAAGCAAGCCCATTCATATACCAGTCAATAGGGATGTGTGTAACatcatatttaagaaaattaaatgtaCTGAATACATTATATATTGATGATAGGTTTTCAGTAACTCGAGGGGGCCCATTGCAGTCTAGTGAGGAGAAAGAGTTCGAAGGTAGGAGGTTGGTTTATGTTATGCTGGAGGTTTTGACAAGGTTAGGGTATACTCTTTCGCTTAAGAAGTGTTCATTGGTTCCAGAATTTTGTAAGAAATTTCTTGGTTTTTTCGTTGATTCGGAAAAGCAAGCATTTATTTTACCAGAGGATAAGCGGAAAAAATTTATTGAGTTGCGTgaatttattttgtcttctaAGGAGGTAGACTTGAGAACTTTACAAAGGTTTTCTGGAAAGTGTATTAGTATGCAATTAGCTGTACCTGGCTGTAAGCTTTTTTGCAGGGAGGTGAATGCTGCTATTTCTGTTTGTACTAAATGTAGTAGGCCTGTTAGGGTATTTGGACCTCTTAAAGAGGAGATTGAATATTGGAAATTTTTGGACAAATGGGAAGGCTTCTCAAAATGGAGACCAGAATTTCATAATAAGATTGACATGGTTACAGACTCTTCAGGTTATAGATATGGGGCACTTGTGAATTTAGGTGACAACCATTTGACTATGGGTGATTATTGGTTGGCTGATGATACTAGACCTATTCATGAAAAGGAGGCTGAAGCCATTTTGAAGGCATTGCAATCTTTGGGAAAATCTTTATTAGACTCTCGGGTTGATGTATTAACTGATAGCATGGCGGTAATAGGAGCCTGGAATAGTCAAGGGAGCAAATGTCCGGCCTTGAATTGTATTATGAAGGATATATTTCAGTTGGTCGCTGGGAAAAATGTTGATTTGCATCTAAGTTTTGTTCCATCTGAACTGAATAAGGCTGATGGTCCTTCTAGAATTTTGAACACGGCTGATACTATGTTGAGTAATGCTTCATGGGTTTTAGTTGATTCTCGATTTGGTCCACATACTGTTGATCTTATGTCTTTAGACTCGAATGTAATGCAATCAGTAGACAGTAGGCCACTTAGACATTTTACCCCATGGTTAACACCAGAAACCTCTGGTGTTAATGTGTTTTCCCAAGATTTAAAGGCAGAATCTAATATGTATGTATATCCACCCTATGTATTGATTTTTCCTTTGCTATGTTTTTTGAAGGAACAGTCAGTTTCTTGCACAGTTGTGGTACCTGAACTTTATCCAGTTCCTATGTGGTGGCCAATGTTGACTAGTTGTTCATCAACCTCCATTCTTCTAGGAgctaggggtcaaaaaggggttgTCAAAGCACCTTCAAGGAAAGGCTTTGTTGTTGATGAATTTGGTTTAAGATGGCCATTGTGGGCATTCAGAGTTTCTTTTTCTTga